In Halobaculum magnesiiphilum, the following proteins share a genomic window:
- a CDS encoding TRAM domain-containing protein, with amino-acid sequence MEISDELICLFSADVREDGDRYTIEIPKREVDAGSVTPGDVYRVALIEREGAGGDAGDATAAGSTATADGPQPPVERGEIRYVEIEDLGKQGDGIARVERGYVIIVPDTEVGERVKIEITEVKSNFAVGEVIDDDA; translated from the coding sequence GTGGAAATCTCCGACGAACTCATCTGTCTGTTCAGCGCGGACGTCCGCGAGGACGGCGACCGATACACGATCGAGATCCCGAAACGCGAGGTCGACGCCGGGTCGGTGACTCCCGGCGACGTGTACCGCGTGGCGCTCATCGAGCGCGAGGGCGCCGGCGGCGACGCCGGCGACGCGACCGCCGCGGGATCGACCGCGACCGCCGACGGCCCGCAGCCGCCGGTCGAGCGCGGCGAGATCCGCTACGTCGAGATCGAGGACCTCGGGAAGCAGGGCGACGGGATCGCCCGCGTCGAGCGCGGGTACGTGATCATCGTCCCCGACACCGAGGTCGGCGAGCGCGTGAAGATCGAGATCACCGAAGTGAAATCCAACTTCGCCGTCGGCGAAGTCATCGACGACGACGCCTGA
- a CDS encoding MBL fold metallo-hydrolase, producing the protein MTRRAADPALAADTHVDRFSVPVETRAPGGSTNAYVVGTGETLLVDPAARTDTLDTVVREKVADHVAVTHAHPDHVGAVADYAAETGATVWARRGYEDRFADATGVEPDRTFGPGDRVGPATVLDLPGHAPDGVGFETGNGVVCGDVAVAEGSVVVAAPEGDMRAYLTALRRLHARDPPALFPGHGPRIDDPRATCARLIAHRLDRERSVLAAVDAGASDLDAVLDHAYEKDLAGVRDLARATVRAHVEKSARERRVRWDPEAESIAPVAHEGE; encoded by the coding sequence ATGACCCGACGGGCCGCCGATCCCGCGCTCGCCGCCGACACCCACGTCGACCGTTTCTCCGTCCCCGTCGAGACGCGCGCGCCCGGCGGGTCGACCAACGCCTACGTGGTCGGCACCGGCGAGACGCTGCTCGTCGATCCGGCCGCGCGCACCGACACGCTGGACACCGTCGTCCGCGAGAAGGTCGCCGACCACGTCGCCGTCACGCACGCACACCCGGACCACGTCGGCGCCGTCGCCGACTACGCCGCCGAGACGGGCGCGACGGTCTGGGCACGGCGAGGATACGAGGACCGCTTCGCCGACGCGACCGGCGTCGAGCCCGACCGAACGTTCGGCCCCGGCGACCGCGTCGGCCCGGCGACCGTCCTCGATCTCCCGGGCCACGCGCCGGACGGCGTCGGGTTCGAGACGGGCAACGGCGTCGTCTGCGGCGACGTGGCCGTCGCCGAGGGGAGCGTCGTCGTCGCCGCCCCCGAAGGCGACATGCGCGCGTACCTGACGGCGCTCCGCCGGCTCCACGCCCGCGACCCGCCGGCGCTGTTTCCGGGGCACGGGCCCCGGATCGACGACCCGCGAGCGACGTGTGCCCGGCTGATCGCCCACCGGCTCGACCGCGAACGGTCCGTCCTTGCGGCGGTCGACGCGGGCGCGAGCGATCTCGATGCGGTCCTGGATCACGCCTACGAGAAGGATCTCGCGGGCGTTCGGGATCTGGCACGCGCGACGGTCCGGGCACACGTCGAGAAGTCGGCGCGCGAGCGGCGCGTCCGGTGGGATCCGGAGGCGGAGTCGATCGCGCCGGTCGCACACGAGGGGGAGTAA
- a CDS encoding DUF7511 domain-containing protein gives MSAASDRSPEDVRTPDPRFSAPSGLRAAVVRHDGEPDRCTVYPEDADDVALVTTWLSVDADCLVALDDAR, from the coding sequence ATGTCGGCCGCATCCGACCGGTCACCCGAGGACGTGCGCACGCCCGACCCCCGCTTTTCGGCCCCGTCGGGGCTCCGAGCGGCGGTGGTTCGCCACGACGGCGAGCCGGACCGGTGTACGGTGTATCCGGAGGACGCCGACGACGTGGCCCTCGTGACGACGTGGCTCTCGGTCGACGCCGACTGCCTCGTCGCCCTCGACGACGCCCGCTGA
- a CDS encoding YkgJ family cysteine cluster protein, whose product MQSLEAELERARALDVSELADAVETIGFECTRCGACCKSEAEDPHTATVFPDEVRRLQEAAAAGTADEDDGGDRTDGDGDEGGDPRDWRDVARPMPYGLVDGDDGPEGETFEWALRTDSCGDCVFYEEDDDGVGACGVHADRPLICETYPFSVDLEGTSQPMGEAVDSVALGAQGGADEADDAGGTVRAHECEGLGRDIDREDAESMATALKERAVRELEEAIAVRDNYDPASPESGEVVVHDSEGAKHPDGSRLDE is encoded by the coding sequence GTGCAGTCGCTTGAAGCCGAACTGGAGCGCGCACGCGCCCTCGACGTGAGCGAGTTGGCCGACGCCGTCGAGACGATCGGGTTCGAGTGCACCCGCTGTGGCGCCTGTTGCAAGAGCGAGGCCGAGGACCCGCACACGGCGACGGTGTTCCCCGACGAGGTCCGGCGGCTGCAGGAGGCGGCCGCCGCCGGCACCGCCGACGAGGACGACGGGGGCGATAGGACGGACGGCGACGGCGATGAGGGCGGCGACCCCCGCGATTGGCGGGACGTGGCACGTCCGATGCCGTACGGCCTGGTCGACGGCGACGACGGGCCGGAGGGGGAGACGTTCGAGTGGGCGCTCCGAACCGATTCCTGCGGCGACTGCGTCTTCTACGAGGAGGACGACGACGGCGTCGGCGCCTGCGGGGTCCACGCCGACCGACCGCTCATCTGCGAGACGTACCCGTTCTCGGTCGATCTGGAGGGCACCAGCCAGCCGATGGGCGAGGCGGTCGACAGCGTCGCGCTGGGCGCCCAAGGGGGAGCCGACGAGGCCGACGACGCCGGGGGGACCGTCCGCGCCCACGAGTGCGAGGGGCTCGGCCGCGACATCGACCGCGAGGACGCCGAGTCGATGGCGACGGCGCTGAAGGAGCGCGCCGTCCGCGAGTTGGAGGAGGCGATCGCCGTCCGCGACAACTACGACCCCGCCTCCCCCGAGTCGGGGGAGGTCGTCGTCCACGACTCCGAGGGCGCCAAACACCCGGACGGAAGCCGACTTGACGAATAG